One window of the Trifolium pratense cultivar HEN17-A07 linkage group LG2, ARS_RC_1.1, whole genome shotgun sequence genome contains the following:
- the LOC123907391 gene encoding protein TPX2-like, with amino-acid sequence MWKKKQKQKVKVTSQKPFMLRTEQRGKMKAEKLMKKVKDILTEEEKMRIPIAQALPWTVYEPECLIKPPAKESTKPIDVKLRSDMRAIGRAEFDHQVAKKLSLIEQQKMEMERQKMLAEEEEIRRLRKELIPKAQPMPYFDKPFIPRRSMKQLTIPEEPKFHIPNHKKLIKCLSFKEMRSYSFADENVDDSSGHLLMWREIFNLYRDEQN; translated from the exons ATGTGGAAGAAGAAGCAGAAGCAGAAGGTAAAAGTGACTAGCCAGAAACCATTCATGCTAAGAACTGAG CAAAGAGGAAAGATGAAAGCGGAAAAACTTATGAAGAAGGTAAAAGATATTTTGACAGAAGAAGAAAAGATGAGAATACCTATTGCACAAGCTCTTCCATGGACAGTATATGAACCCGAG TGTTTGATAAAACCTCCGGCGAAAGAAAGCACAAAGCCTATTGATGTGAAGCTTCGTAGTGATATGAGGGCAATTGGTCGCGCTGAATTTGATCATCAG GTAGctaaaaaattgagtttgatagaacaacagaaaatggaaatggaaagaCAAAAAATG TTGGCTGAAGAGGAAGAGATTCGGAGATTGAGGAAGGAACTCATTCCAAAAGCGCAGCCTATGCCTTATTTCGACAAACCGTTTATTCCAAGGAG GTCAATGAAGCAGCTAACTATACCTGAAGAACCAAAGTTTCACATACCAAACCATAAGAAGTTGATCAAGTGCTTATCATTCAAAGAAATGAGATCATACTCTTTTGCTGATGAGAATGTTGATGATTCTAGTGGTCATTTGCTGATGTGGAGAGAAATATTCAATTTGTATAGGGATGAGCAAAATTAA
- the LOC123907390 gene encoding protein WVD2-like 4, with the protein MTPQKPSHSQIENINPNSSHRNVLQKSSNKINCVNIVSPQNRIRQRKFIVAKKKNNHENVRKTVLCKCKENSDGGKCVCEAYENLRASQEGFFVKDKIFDDDGEEKSEEEKAESVLEEVIEANLIIHDVGNEERKLDDDEEENDEKGIGEEKDEKGSCSSMVKRRREKVLEEARNSVPENGKVMHLVKAFERLLSINSYKEKEKNENEEDDKKNKVMKWALPGLQLQKPVKDDEQSEFSGCCDDESLFNCTLTSEQLGLDKKSSVSSSWECGSRRSVCSRNSSGGRRSRRNSFESSSTIGGRMWKKKQKLKVTSQKPFKLRTEQRGKMKEEQLMKKVKEILTEEEKMRIPIAQGLPWTIDEPECLIKPPVKESTKPIDVKLHSDMRAIGRAEFDQQVAEKLSLIEQQKMEMERQQKLAEEEEIRRLRKELIPKAQPMPYFDRPFIPRRSMKNPTIPKEPKFHIPHHKKIKCLSLNEMRSYSSYFN; encoded by the exons ATGACTCCACAGAAACCCTCACACTCccaaattgaaaatataaacCCTAATTCATCACATCGAAACGTACTTCAAAAATCATCGAACAAAATCAATTGTGTTAATATTGTTTCGCCTCAGAATCGAATTCGTCAGAGAAAGTTTATTGTTgcaaagaagaagaataatcaTGAAAATGTTAGGAAAACGGTTTTGTGCAAGTGTAAGGAAAACAGTGATGGTGGTAAGTGTGTTTGTGAAGCTTATGAAAATTTAAGGGCTTCCCAAGAAGGGTTTTTtgttaaagataaaatttttgatgatgatggtgaagagAAAAGTGAAGAAGAAAAAGCTGAAAGTGTTCTTGAAGAAGTGATTGAAGCAAATTTGATTATTCATGATGTTGGAAATGAGGAGAGAAAattagatgatgatgaagaagagaaTGACGAAAAAGGAATCggagaagaaaaagatgaaaagGGTAGTTGTAGTTCTATGGTGAAACGTCGGAGGGAGAAAGTATTGGAAGAGGCGAGAAATAGCGTTCCGGAAAATGGGAAAGTAATGCATTTGGTTAAGGCTTTTGAGAGGCTTCTTAGTATAAATAGTTATAAggagaaagagaagaatgagaatgaagaagatgataagAAGAATAAGGTGATGAAATGGGCATTACCAGGATTGCAATTGCAAAAGCCGGTTAAGGATGATGAACAATCTGAATTTTCTGGTTGTTGTGATGATGAGAGTTTGTTTAATTGTACTTTGACATCTGAACAACTTGGATTGGATAAAAAGAGTTCAGTTTCATCTTCTTGGGAATGTGGAAGTAGAAgaag TGTGTGTAGCAGGAATTCTTCTGGTGGTAGAAGAAGCAGAAGAAAT AGCTTTGAATCATCTAGTACTATTGGAGGAAGGATGTGGAAGAAAAAGCAGAAGCTAAAAGTCACTAGCCAGAAACCATTCAAGCTAAGGACTGAG CAAAGGGGAAAGATGAAAGAGGAACAATTGATGAAGAAGGTAAAAGAGATTTTGACAGAAGAAGAGAAGATGAGAATACCTATTGCACAAGGTCTTCCATGGACAATCGATGAACCTGAG TGTTTGATAAAACCTCCGGTGAAAGAAAGCACAAAGCCTATTGATGTGAAGCTTCATAGTGATATGAGGGCAATTGGTCGCGCTGAATTTGATCAACAG GTAGCggaaaaattgagtttgatagaacaacaaaaaatggaaatggaaagaCAACAAAAG TTGGCTGAAGAGGAAGAAATTCGGAGATTGAGGAAGGAACTTATTCCTAAAGCGCAACCAATGCCTTATTTCGACAGACCGTTTATTCCAAGGAG GTCAATGAAGAATCCAACTATACCAAAAGAACCAAAGTTTCACATACCTCACCATAAGAAGATCAAGTGTTTGTCACTGAATGAAATGAGATCATACTCATCATACTTCAACTGA